AGCCTCTatacctccttggcttactcctcctcaaatcctcagcTTTAATTCCCTTAATTCCCCATAAAAACTCAGTTCAGAAAATCATCTCAGCCAAAACCAGAAACATAAGTGCAGaccctagaaacttacctcaattgaatgCCTAATCCTTGCTGAATTCTCACACTTGATCAAGATCTCAAGCAGAAAGCCTTAGCCAAGAAATCCTCTGAATCTTAGCTCCAAAAGACCCTAAGGAATGGAGAAGAATCCTAAACCGACAGAGAGAAAAATGAACTTCTATTTtgccttctttctttttccttttcttttctttcctttagacTCTAGAattttcccactaaggcataaagcaacttaactcttatcccttataagccaaatgaccaatttgccctcccttCACTTCttagccttttaatccacctaggggcattttggtcatttcacccaattcccgctaatgcCTCAAATGTCTccaatatttaccacttacttcccgacacctaactaatcacccaTTATATTCCCCAATATAAAAAATAGACTCCattatattctctaaatttccaaaaatacccccaagctcgccccaagccgggtataaaaccTCGCTGTGAAATTTTTGCTAAATTGCTCACTTGGATCGCTTCGAATCCCAGattgtaaatatatccacataataatgtggtctcatcaatttatcacaaatatatgcaattatgccctcaacgggctaaaattacgattatgcccttctaacctaatcaaggcctacatgcatactaatacacatagttatgcatcacaaatattcaaatagtcatataacatgctttaaaattattaaatcacatatgatccaattatgccctcctggcacactaatcaaggcccttaagccttataagTAAATATGGGTCGTtacaaatcaaatttaaattatggagaaactaatgatatgtatgatatgcatgaatcctttgatatccattttacccccacctataatccaaatttttcatggagccatacccaatctccaatgaatcaagggcatAAATTCAATATGCCTAATCCAAGtcattgttaggaaaatatgtattttgcctcaatggaaataataataaattacaactctataaaatatattacaaataataatgattgatttaaaaaagagttacaactctataactaaaaattacaaataaaaggagaaggagatgtaagatgatagaaatagaaaatacaactctattacaaaagatacaaataaactataagTGTTTGAACAAAAGGAGATAAAAGGATTACAGCTCTTAAacaaagtacaagtaaatagaacaagaagaaatagtagaaaagcaaaatagaagaaaataagaacaagaacaaaaacaataaattctcactcacacaaccaaagtgaagagtgttggggatcaccaacttgaacaaggtttgcaacctttgtccaaaagcttatttcccctaactcaagcactaagggatctctcacagattgtaggaaatgctttatggaattatcaagcctcaaggtgtttctagccaagtactctaatggatagaaatgttgtgtcttacaagtgagctataggttcctatttatagagtttagagacactctttgaatttcaaattccaccaacccccatggctgttaccaatgtttaattggattaatatggaattaaaaaagagatttgggagttatttgggttttttgagctgttcaataaagattgaaaaaactgaaaaatgggtcagcttttggcctgtggccgcagccactagtctctgtcccacaggccgcggccaccaacattcagtggccatgGCCACCGACCAagttcagcacaaaaaatgtgatgtttttctaaacggttccaaaccttcccaaatgattttgtaactcccaaaacacattattggggttaaaatcatatctctaacagccatatcacatatggctttatgaaattcatcttaatattgtgtaacaacaaattgacataataaagggtaatatttggaagttacaaatttgtaacaccaaatattttacattatttggatatatctcatatatataaatattgtaactgtctattatatgttacaatatgtgacactctttgtcacatttatttaatctaaaacattatattataatataatataatataattgttTACCGaatttttcggaaacgaatacaaacaaaataataaaaagataagaactgtagaagtgtagaaatataaatagacaaataggttttttacgtggttcaggcgttaacgagccctagtccacgagtcgatgttattatacttgtagagaattacagtaaaatggctggtgtaaaagaacctcacaaactcacagtgtttctctcgagttctttagaagaagacgaagctagagatattttggcagagttcttgctatgtaatgtgTTCTCTCTCCCCCTTctattgcaaaatgaggaggtctttatagctagagtttttgattagggttttactctgcccccatgagtcttaattacaccagccataaataggggatacaattaccgtagtcgcctggctaccagactctatgtgggtatatttacgtgaaagtatggggaatgcacaaaggcagctgtcttttccaggctgtcagcggaacagtaggcgaaatggtacttttaggcgtgctgggatgtgtgcggcctcgacctgtcgggcgtgtcaggcgagatcctgtgtcaggtggatatcattccaactatgcctcctccatgactcgaccgcttggtcttcttccgtgtgagacacggaactgtatccgcgaaggtaacctgaagagcttctcctggaaggaccttccccgaaggatatcccttcgggagtccgggagaattgacgagcttccgcgtcgcggttgcttgaaagagtatgctggacactaaacgggagaggcgaagcctttctgtccatccgcgagctctggtcacctttcgtgaaagactttgataattctgcttccccgaggctatccatttaaacgctatccggaaatctggataacaataatattacattatattataaaataatataacattcccccactagattaaatagttatttattgtaacacttatttaatcaatcattatattttgaaatataacatatcccccacttgattaaataagaaatctctcttataggagtcattgcattagtacataaagcaaagtgtttttcaatttgaactttactattgtcacgacccgagccctaggccgtggcagatttgtaatatccataacttgggtggtcaaaggtcaaactttgaccctcgttgaaaaatagtctttataaatgatcatttactttatattaaatcgtactataattataagttaaaataatgaaataactcctataattagaTAGAAAAATATTAGCAATAAAAgtatgatcatttatcattatacataaaacaataatattctcacagttatgtaatcaccagatagttaaatttaataagtcatcaacactcaaaataatacttagcatccaccattcctcatccctaactatttcatagctcattcagatataccgatcattagatttgaagtcgaatacatatataatgctaaaagataagacaatgacccgaaatagaaataggctaaacacattggctccatcgataattcatcatttccacgttcgcgtcactaggctcctggaatgggagagataggggtgatcttataaagcccagtaggaaaacaactaatatcatggacccaaaagtttaataaaacCCCTGCATAGTTAGCTTTGAAAgcaaaacatatatcatcatgtataaaccaaaatagagaaaccacaaataatcataagagcatagccacaagtgcacatcacaccgtccacttgATCCCTAGTTCccattacccaccatagaaaatccgacatcctaaaccgggtagccggacctgataaccaccacaatggggaggctcagaacacttcctgtatacagatgctaggtctttacacctacaggtgagtggacacctgatctacctatgatgacacagagactaggtcgtgaaacaacaacgtgaaccaatcatgatcactatggctctcatcagtataaccaaatgcaggtaaacatgaaaagaaagaaacatattccctttatattttagaaaattgggcagcataacagctacatttgaataaacccaaaaatcataacctgcataaataagtgaacaaaatatatatttggcactcggtgccctcagaacagatcagaaaacatgcaggttaagttttcaatttttcaaacattttataaatatcaaaattggaatatgttgaatgcaatttaatatgagtaaaataagtccaatagtctagttgagtccctacctctttagatACCTCCTTAGAATTTAATCCGAGCCCAAAGCAACGCTCCTATGCTTATCGATGATCTTAGAATGATTTAGTccgattttaatatcacgtttttcctacgtgcaccaaatgagcaaacgattatcatcatagcattccttattcaaaattgtgtccaatgacatataatatgaccatatttaaaatttcaagtttcggaacctcacccaagcggtgcacaatagcggttggtggcggtaccggaaacgtcaacgaatatatgcatggcatatatcaaaacgatcatcccgatgagtacatcacgaaagtaCAGCTCCTTCGCCCAAATGACCTCTGGTGTCGCCagaaaatgcttccaaaggggcgaagatacccaaaatctcgccggagaaaaatggtgagttgaccggaatgacttagtgggcgacGATCCTCTCACGACGCTGATTCCAACGGTACCACCCACTCGCCGAACGGTGGTCGGAGTTCGCCGGAAAGTCACCTCAAAGTTTCGACGGCGAAACTTCGGAGTGGCTGTATAGGCGTGTCCTTGCTCCGATGGCCACCAAACTTTGGGGTTTCTATCATCGCCGGTCAGGAAAGCTGCAGCTCCGGCACGTGTCGGAAATGGTGCTCCGGCGGTGGTCCAACTGGTTGTGGCCGTGACTGGTTTGGagagaaaacaaaggaaagaaaagaaaagaaaaagggagaAGAAGAAGGGGTTTCGGGGAGAGAGAagggaaaagaagaaggaaagaaaagaagaaaaaaaatgagtacTGACTCATTTACTCAGATGGGTCCCACccacaaaaaaaataatttaaataatacttttttttttttttctgagtcTCTAcaactatagtgtaattatcacaaaatttgtcaaaaatttggttgcactaggcattgaaccatcttttcatgataacaaatcgatgataacacacacacctctgcgatgttcacttgagacatcTATGTATCGCTTTGcactattaatggccatgtgcactttccattcatggacgttcttgagaatactcccaattctcatgagaggcggcaccacccctaggtccatataggtagaattcttacagtattttgttaccaaaaatacttgtctttacaagactgaattctattaaaaaacctttcggttttaaccctccacttggtaacacacaagtactcaatatctcatatgggacttgttttgagtacaactaatattcacttgattgacttgttattacctattgaacctaacactagttgaataactattgttaagataggttaccatcaatcgttaatctctttagggagtttaagtcccatccctcgagatgatgcggccactaaatccctcgttagtggcttagtgaaaggattcgctagattttcacttgttctcacataggatattgagatgactcctctttgaatcaattctcttacatatccatgtcttagactaatgtgtctagacttcccattatacactccgctgtatgctctagccaatgtcgcttggctatcacaatgtatcgatatagtatatacattctctttgattaggggaatctctatcaacagatcccttaaccgctcgacctctttgccggtagcagctagagctatgaactctgcttctaTAGTGGAAtaagatatacaggtttgtttcttggaaccccaagaaattgcacctccaccaagtgtaaatacccaaccaattgtggacaagttgtccccaagatttgatatccaacttgcatctgaaTATCCTtttaatatcgaaggaaatttggagtagttaaggcttagtcctttggttttcttgagataacctaggactcgtCCAATTGctttccagtgatccacacttcgattacttgtaaacctactaagttttcttactgcaaatgctatattcgatctagtacactgggcagcgtacattagactccttatagcactagcatacttCAATTGagtcaccgctcttccttcattcttctctagttttacactatgatcaaatggagtattggcatctttaaccttgagatggttaaatttgttcaatactttctcaacatagtgggcttcccctaacgcaaaaccccccactctgtttctttactttgataccgagtatggtatcaacttctcccagatctttcatcttgaaggttgatgatagaaacctcttcgtttcttctatccctttcatgctattacttagaataagcatgtcatccacatataagcaaacaatgatcacatatcctttacaagttttggaatacaaacacttgtctccattgtcatgtctaaacccattagacatgatggcttgatcaaatttctcatgccattgcttaggagcttgtttcaatccatataaggattttacaagtctacaaactttatgttcatattttggtaggacaaacccttcgggttgttccatgtagacctcctcattgaggtcaccattaaggaatgtcgttttgacatccatttgatgaacatacaagttgtatatagaagctaaagcgaacaaaattcttatagaagttgttcttgcaacaagcgcataggtatcaaaataattgaTACTCTCTTTTTGCCTacaccctttagctactaatctagctttaaaggtttggatcatgccgtcagtgtggtattttctcctaaatacccacttacagcCAATTGGCTTAAACCTCGGTGGGAGGTCTactaattcccaagtgttattggaaagaatggaatccatctcatcattgatggcttctttccaaaatgcactatctctcgattgcatagcttctctataagtcttaggatcatcctcaacgagaagtacaatatgaattctcctaatgacttcctctctatttccttctaccatgtagaatgaaattcgttgagaatctatctcatccactactagacttttatgatttttaagcttttgacttcttctagattcaaagggttgctttacatccttttgagaattctcctcttgagaatcaactttagatgtagaagcttgagaattgttctcatataacaaattctcctttagagatgttgaagcttgagaattgttgtcacataacatattctcaaaaaattcaacttctctagattcaatcacaacattagactctaagtctaatagcctataagctttactattattggcataaccaacaaaagcatactttatggctcttgaacctaactttgttctattaggttcatttttcttgcaatatgcaagacatccccacactttgaagtaccctatgttgggttttcttcctttccataactcatatggagatatctcatttttcttcatcggtattcgattaagaatgtgacaagcggttaaaagcacttcaccccataagttgaagtttaacttagaaaacaccaacatagaatttatcatctctagataagtcctatttttcttTTCACCAACACCGTTGTGTTGTGGtatataaggtgcagtgcactcatgaattataccattttattcacaaaatgtattgaattcattagagaagtactctcctcctctatcacttcttagcaccttaatctttttatttagttgattttcaact
The Humulus lupulus chromosome 6, drHumLupu1.1, whole genome shotgun sequence DNA segment above includes these coding regions:
- the LOC133785425 gene encoding uncharacterized protein LOC133785425, which produces MDWDEFRIVFYEKYYNDVVRFAKAEEFSKLLQGNMSVTEYALRFDRLAKFVANLVPTDGTRKKSTHFFSSFLSFFFSLLSPRNPFFFSLFLFFSFLCFLSKPVTATTSWTTAGAPFPTRAGAAAFLTGDDRNPKVWWPSEQGHAYTATPKFRRRNFEVTFRRTPTTVRRVGGTVGISVVRGSSPTKSFRSTHHFSPARFWVSSPLWKHFLATPEVIWAKELYFRDVLIGMIVLIYAMHIFVDVSGTATNRYCAPLGKNVILKSD